A genomic stretch from Chitinophagaceae bacterium includes:
- a CDS encoding PKD domain-containing protein, protein MSDPVFGTIVSWDWNFGNGGTSTLQNPLYVYTTAGSFFVSLTVTNSSGCTKTIVRSNYITVLNGVKADFNFNPAQNCKPPETITFNNLSTGPPVLSYQWDFGDGNTSTALNPNNNYLSAGPFTVRLITTSTQGCVDTIVKTNYVQLNNFQPTIGAPDSACVNTPINLQNLSVPTPPNSLWNFGDATTSSQTNPVKTYTAVGTYTIKLINFNAACSDSITKTILIRPKPTANFVTTDLIACKAPHTVNFQNLSAGGTGYEWDFGDGNTSTLLNPVHTYTATGNFTVRLVVTNGSGCTDTLTRAAYIQVQRPLFNPLINPNEGCRLLNVNFQANSSSLDGITSWFWDFGDGNTSVLQNPNHVYDSGSYSVKLRIVTGLGCIDSTRYDSVRVGVKPVAAFSAVPLNVCAFADVQFTDLSTGNPNQWFWDFGDGNSSILQNPTHTYQDTGLFSIRLFIYNNRCPDTSIVLDYIRVLPPISRFNYAVNCGVNKREVIFTDQSVAPLTWNWDFGDGNTSTAQNPSHVYAALGTYTVKLTVTNGSCSHDVSHTFTLVDETPDFTAVKQTACRNEVIQFNGINFNPANISSYSWDLGDGDTSTLLNPTHSYPNAGNYAIRLIITDINGCSDTLLRNNYIRVNGPVASFTINQTQLCLSSSVSLTNTSTPDGVNVINRVVWDMGNGDIQNTLINPFVYVYPAAGNYTIKLTVTDVSGCADSVSQNNLVTVLQPIAKFIVDTLSCPGTVLQFTNQSTGGSGAETYTWDFGDGNTSTLGNPTHSYASVGIYAVKLIISEPIGCLDSMTLNIRIDTPRAAFTVNDTLTICQPFEAKFTNNSSYFISSTWDFGDGFASTDLNPTHFYVVPGYYTIRLIVQSNGGCTDTAYQTIRIGRDTGTLNYLPLDGCAPLTVNFQVRTDFPLTYTWDFGDGLTLVTTDSNQVHTYGPGIFIPKIIIKDRLGCTGIIEGIDSIKAYGSIPNFGVDSALFCDRGTVQFIDSSFSSDIITGYVWDFGDGTISNSITAPSHTYTAPGLYNVKLTITTFHGCIDSVTKTALIKVVPSPQINIIGDTSFCMPASVLLQGQLLNPDTSVVSWRWDIDGQIFNAQNPPPIIRSVADTIFTQLVATNGTGCTDTAYKTIVVHPLPTVNAGNDTTICLGTFATLNPTGAATYVWSPPTYLNCTNCTNPQASVQDDIQYTVTGTSQYGCVNTDSVLVKVKKPFTILVGPSDTICIGQSTVLHVSGAENYRWSPAGSLNDSTSANPVASPTVTTTYTVNGYDSLNCFQTTATVTVVVYPYPVVNAGRDTTIRGGNPVRLLPQLSADVTSVLWSPITNLSCTTCINPIATPIKTTTYRIIASNPGVCSSFDDVKITVLCDRNSIFIPNAFTPNGDNVNDRFYVMGYGIQNVKSMRVYNRWGNLIFEKTYVDANDPLKGWDGTMNGQPAPPGLFTYTTEIICGDGGIFPVSGTVILIR, encoded by the coding sequence TTGTCTGATCCCGTTTTTGGAACAATTGTAAGTTGGGACTGGAACTTTGGAAACGGCGGAACATCTACTTTACAAAACCCCCTGTATGTATATACCACAGCAGGCAGTTTCTTTGTAAGCCTTACTGTAACTAACAGTTCGGGCTGTACTAAAACAATTGTCAGGTCTAATTACATTACTGTATTGAATGGTGTAAAAGCAGACTTTAATTTTAACCCGGCTCAAAACTGTAAACCTCCTGAAACAATAACATTCAATAATCTTTCTACCGGTCCGCCTGTTTTAAGTTACCAATGGGACTTTGGCGATGGTAATACTTCAACAGCTCTTAACCCAAACAATAACTATTTAAGCGCAGGGCCATTTACAGTACGATTAATTACAACCAGTACCCAGGGATGTGTTGATACAATTGTAAAAACAAATTATGTTCAGCTTAATAATTTTCAACCAACCATCGGAGCTCCTGACAGTGCCTGTGTAAATACTCCAATCAATCTGCAAAATTTATCTGTTCCAACACCTCCTAACTCATTATGGAATTTTGGCGATGCAACAACATCATCACAAACCAACCCCGTAAAAACATATACTGCTGTTGGAACTTATACAATCAAATTAATAAACTTTAATGCTGCCTGCAGTGACTCGATAACAAAAACAATTCTCATACGGCCAAAACCAACTGCCAATTTTGTAACCACAGATCTCATTGCATGTAAAGCTCCCCATACAGTTAACTTTCAAAACCTTTCTGCAGGTGGAACAGGTTATGAATGGGATTTTGGTGATGGTAATACATCCACACTATTAAACCCGGTACATACTTACACCGCTACCGGCAATTTTACCGTTCGCTTAGTTGTAACAAATGGTTCAGGATGTACCGATACGTTAACAAGAGCAGCATATATTCAGGTGCAGCGACCTTTATTTAATCCATTAATCAACCCGAATGAAGGTTGCAGATTGTTAAATGTAAATTTCCAGGCAAACTCAAGTTCACTTGATGGAATTACATCCTGGTTCTGGGATTTTGGTGATGGCAATACATCTGTTTTACAAAACCCAAATCATGTGTATGATTCAGGAAGCTATTCTGTTAAACTCAGAATTGTTACCGGGCTTGGCTGCATTGATTCAACCCGTTACGACAGTGTGCGTGTTGGTGTGAAACCGGTAGCAGCTTTCAGTGCAGTTCCTTTAAATGTCTGCGCATTTGCAGATGTTCAGTTTACTGATTTATCAACTGGAAATCCCAATCAATGGTTCTGGGATTTTGGCGATGGTAACAGTTCAATCCTTCAAAACCCAACTCATACTTACCAAGATACAGGTCTGTTCTCCATCCGGCTTTTTATTTACAACAACCGATGTCCGGATACTTCAATTGTTTTAGATTATATCAGGGTGCTTCCTCCCATTTCCCGGTTTAATTATGCTGTCAACTGCGGAGTAAATAAACGGGAAGTAATTTTTACTGATCAATCTGTTGCACCGTTAACTTGGAACTGGGATTTTGGTGATGGCAATACATCAACCGCACAAAATCCTTCACATGTATACGCAGCACTGGGCACATACACTGTTAAACTAACGGTAACTAATGGAAGCTGCTCCCACGATGTGTCACATACTTTTACATTGGTTGATGAAACACCCGACTTTACTGCAGTAAAACAAACTGCATGCAGAAATGAAGTCATCCAGTTTAACGGCATCAATTTCAATCCTGCAAATATCAGTTCCTATAGCTGGGATTTGGGTGATGGCGACACATCTACTTTACTCAACCCTACGCATAGTTATCCCAATGCAGGCAATTATGCCATCCGGTTAATCATTACAGATATCAATGGCTGCAGCGACACTTTACTGCGTAATAATTACATCCGTGTAAACGGACCTGTTGCAAGTTTCACCATTAATCAAACGCAATTATGTTTAAGCAGCAGTGTGAGTTTAACCAACACTTCAACACCGGATGGAGTAAATGTAATCAACCGTGTGGTGTGGGATATGGGCAATGGTGATATTCAAAATACATTAATCAATCCATTCGTTTATGTATATCCTGCTGCAGGAAACTATACAATTAAGCTCACAGTTACAGATGTTTCTGGATGTGCTGATTCTGTTTCACAAAATAATCTTGTTACAGTTCTGCAGCCAATAGCAAAATTTATTGTCGATACCCTCTCCTGCCCGGGCACTGTTTTACAGTTTACTAATCAATCAACAGGTGGTTCAGGTGCTGAAACTTATACATGGGATTTTGGTGATGGCAATACATCCACACTTGGAAATCCAACACACAGTTATGCTTCCGTTGGAATATATGCAGTTAAATTAATCATAAGCGAACCGATTGGCTGTTTGGATTCGATGACACTTAATATCCGTATTGATACACCAAGAGCTGCCTTTACTGTAAATGACACATTAACCATTTGTCAGCCATTTGAAGCGAAGTTTACTAATAACAGCAGTTACTTCATCAGTTCAACCTGGGATTTTGGCGATGGATTTGCATCAACTGATTTAAACCCTACTCACTTTTATGTTGTTCCCGGATATTACACCATACGGTTAATTGTACAATCAAATGGTGGTTGTACTGACACTGCTTATCAAACAATCAGGATTGGAAGGGATACCGGCACTCTCAATTATTTACCGTTAGATGGCTGTGCACCGCTCACTGTTAACTTCCAGGTAAGAACAGATTTCCCTTTGACATATACCTGGGATTTTGGCGACGGTCTTACACTTGTTACAACTGATTCAAACCAGGTGCATACTTATGGGCCCGGAATATTTATTCCAAAAATAATTATTAAGGACAGGCTTGGGTGTACCGGCATCATTGAAGGAATTGATTCAATTAAAGCATATGGATCAATACCCAACTTTGGTGTTGATTCGGCATTGTTCTGCGACAGGGGAACTGTTCAATTTATTGACTCATCTTTCTCTTCAGATATTATTACCGGTTATGTATGGGACTTTGGTGATGGCACTATATCGAATTCAATTACAGCTCCATCGCATACTTATACCGCACCGGGTTTATACAATGTAAAACTAACTATTACAACATTTCATGGATGCATCGACAGCGTTACTAAAACTGCACTGATAAAAGTAGTTCCGTCGCCGCAGATCAATATTATTGGAGACACAAGTTTCTGTATGCCTGCAAGTGTACTGCTGCAGGGACAATTGTTAAACCCCGATACTTCTGTTGTGAGCTGGCGGTGGGACATTGACGGACAGATTTTCAATGCACAAAACCCGCCTCCAATTATCAGGTCAGTTGCTGATACCATCTTCACTCAACTTGTTGCGACCAATGGAACAGGCTGTACCGATACGGCGTATAAAACAATTGTGGTGCATCCATTGCCAACAGTGAATGCAGGAAACGATACAACCATCTGCTTAGGAACTTTTGCAACATTAAATCCAACCGGTGCCGCAACTTATGTATGGAGCCCACCAACCTATCTTAACTGTACCAATTGTACCAACCCGCAGGCAAGTGTGCAAGACGATATTCAGTACACAGTTACAGGCACATCGCAATATGGTTGTGTAAATACAGACAGTGTACTTGTAAAAGTAAAAAAGCCATTTACAATTCTTGTTGGCCCGAGTGACACAATTTGTATTGGCCAAAGCACTGTATTACATGTAAGCGGTGCAGAAAATTACAGATGGTCACCTGCAGGTTCATTGAACGATTCAACCAGTGCAAATCCTGTTGCCTCCCCGACAGTTACAACAACCTATACAGTTAACGGATACGACAGTTTAAACTGTTTCCAAACAACAGCAACAGTTACTGTTGTGGTATATCCTTACCCAGTTGTAAATGCAGGAAGAGACACAACTATTCGTGGTGGAAATCCAGTAAGGTTATTGCCGCAATTATCTGCTGATGTAACCAGTGTACTCTGGTCGCCAATAACAAATTTATCATGCACTACCTGTATTAATCCAATTGCAACTCCAATTAAAACTACTACCTACCGCATCATTGCCAGCAACCCCGGAGTTTGCAGCAGCTTTGATGATGTAAAAATAACAGTGCTCTGCGACCGCAACAGCATCTTCATTCCCAATGCATTTACACCAAACGGCGATAATGTGAATGATCGTTTTTATGTAATGGGCTATGGAATTCAAAATGTAAAATCAATGCGTGTGTATAACCGTTGGGGAAATTTGATTTTTGAAAAAACATATGTAGATGCCAACGATCCATTAAAGGGTTGGGATGGAACTATGAACGGCCAACCGGCACCTCCGGGCCTGTTTACATACACAACAGAAATTATTTGCGGTGATGGAGGGATTTTCCCTGTATCAGGAACGGTGATACTAATCAGGTAA
- a CDS encoding 30S ribosomal protein S12: protein MPTIQQLVRKGREIIRAKSKSRALDSCPFRRGVCTRVYTTTPKKPNSALRKVAKVRLTNKVEVIAYIPGEGHNLQEHSIVLVRGGRVKDLPGVRYHIVRGSLDTAGVKDRKKSRSKYGTKKEKAKK from the coding sequence ATGCCTACAATTCAACAATTAGTAAGAAAAGGACGAGAAATTATCAGGGCGAAAAGCAAATCCCGTGCGTTGGACAGTTGTCCTTTCCGCAGAGGAGTTTGTACCCGTGTTTACACGACTACGCCTAAAAAGCCAAACTCAGCACTGCGTAAAGTAGCGAAAGTGCGTTTAACCAACAAAGTGGAAGTGATTGCTTACATCCCCGGTGAAGGTCACAACCTGCAGGAGCACTCCATTGTGCTGGTGCGTGGTGGTCGTGTGAAAGATTTACCGGGTGTACGTTATCATATCGTTCGTGGTTCACTGGATACTGCCGGTGTAAAAGACCGTAAGAAGAGCCGTTCGAAATATGGTACCAAGAAAGAAAAAGCTAAAAAATAA
- a CDS encoding tetratricopeptide repeat protein, with amino-acid sequence MQAKLIIFLLVFCYTVPVFAQTDRADELYRKALLLKKDNKCNEAIDLLKNAIDLKPSFAEAMYELGWCYNETQQSKLALPVLAKCRQLLPNDYRIIYEDGFAKSQAGLANEAMDDYNKVIILNPSFARVYIARADLYKDAKENTNAALADYLKSIEYDSSAVKVYYWIGWCYNDLGSFDKAIPYLQKAISFEKQNYISYSEIGFTFFSLGRYTEAIEQLTRADQLKPKFETTVYYLGLCYVKQKNKPDAVKKYNELVLLGSEYAISLLNEIKNM; translated from the coding sequence ATGCAGGCTAAACTGATCATATTTCTACTTGTTTTCTGTTATACCGTCCCCGTTTTTGCACAAACCGACCGGGCCGATGAACTGTACAGAAAAGCATTACTGTTGAAAAAGGATAATAAATGCAATGAAGCGATTGATCTGCTCAAAAATGCCATTGACCTGAAGCCTTCATTTGCTGAAGCAATGTATGAACTTGGCTGGTGTTATAATGAAACACAGCAATCCAAACTGGCCCTTCCGGTTCTGGCAAAGTGCAGGCAATTATTGCCCAATGATTACCGGATTATTTATGAAGATGGATTTGCAAAATCACAAGCAGGATTAGCCAATGAAGCAATGGACGATTATAATAAAGTAATTATTCTTAATCCATCTTTTGCACGTGTATATATTGCAAGAGCAGATTTATATAAAGATGCAAAGGAAAATACCAATGCTGCTTTAGCCGATTATCTGAAATCGATTGAGTATGATTCATCAGCTGTAAAAGTGTATTACTGGATCGGCTGGTGTTACAATGATCTTGGTTCGTTTGATAAAGCAATACCTTATTTACAGAAAGCAATTTCATTTGAAAAGCAGAATTACATCTCTTATTCAGAGATTGGCTTTACTTTTTTCTCTCTTGGCCGTTATACTGAAGCAATTGAACAGCTCACAAGAGCTGATCAGTTGAAGCCGAAATTTGAAACAACTGTCTATTATCTTGGTTTATGCTATGTGAAGCAAAAGAATAAACCCGATGCAGTGAAAAAGTACAATGAGCTGGTTCTGCTGGGGAGCGAATATGCAATAAGCCTGTTAAATGAAATAAAGAATATGTAA
- the fusA gene encoding elongation factor G gives MADLRFQRNFGIAAHIDAGKTTTTERILRYTGMIHRIGEVHDGAATTDWMEQEKERGITITSAAVSCHWSFPTTKGVVNADTKKYAFNIIDTPGHVDFTVEVERSMRVLDGLIALFSAVDGVEPQSETVWRQENRYNVPRIGFVNKMDRSGADFLNVVKQVREMLGSKAVPLQLPIGAEDDFGGVVDLIKMKGIIWHMETEGMTFDEIEIPADMLEEAKDWRAQLVEAVAEYDDRLMEKFFDNPDSITEDEIHEAVRKATIDLSIVPMMCGSSFKNKGVQTALDAVCRYLPSPMDIEAIKGTDPDTGAEIERHPDAKEPFAALAFKIMTDPFVGRLAFFRVYSGHLDAGSYVLNVRSGKKERISRIMKMFANKQNPIDFIEAGDIGAAVGFKEIKTGDTLCDENHPITLENMFIPEPVISLAVEPKAQADVDKMGLAISKLVEEDPTLRVRTDEETGQTILSGMGELHLEIIVDRMRREFKVEINQGAPMVAYKEAFKQSVEHREVLKKQSGGRGKFADIIFEIGPADETWLTENPGKSYQFVNDLFGGSIPKEFVPAITKGFESAMTNGVLANYPMVNMKVRVFDGSYHDVDSDAMSFELCAKGGFREAGRKAKPTLLEPIMKVEVVTPDQYMGDVTGDLNRRRGMLEGMDTKGNAQVIRAKVPLSEMFGYVTQLRSLSSGRATSTMEFSHYAPAPNNIAEEVIAKVKGKVNA, from the coding sequence ATGGCAGATTTAAGATTTCAGAGAAACTTCGGTATTGCGGCTCATATTGATGCCGGTAAAACAACTACCACTGAGCGTATCCTGCGCTACACGGGTATGATCCACAGAATTGGTGAGGTGCACGATGGTGCAGCTACTACCGACTGGATGGAGCAGGAAAAGGAAAGAGGTATAACCATTACTTCTGCGGCTGTAAGCTGTCATTGGAGTTTTCCTACAACAAAAGGTGTTGTAAATGCTGATACAAAAAAATATGCGTTCAATATCATTGATACTCCGGGCCACGTGGATTTTACCGTTGAGGTAGAACGTTCCATGCGTGTACTGGATGGTTTGATTGCGTTGTTCAGTGCGGTTGATGGTGTTGAACCACAATCTGAAACTGTTTGGCGCCAGGAAAACCGTTACAATGTACCACGTATTGGTTTCGTAAATAAAATGGACCGCAGCGGTGCCGACTTCCTCAATGTAGTGAAGCAGGTTCGTGAAATGCTTGGTTCAAAAGCAGTTCCTCTTCAGTTGCCAATTGGTGCTGAAGATGATTTTGGCGGTGTGGTTGATCTGATCAAAATGAAAGGAATTATCTGGCACATGGAAACAGAAGGAATGACCTTTGATGAAATCGAAATTCCTGCTGATATGCTGGAAGAAGCAAAAGACTGGAGAGCACAGTTAGTAGAAGCCGTTGCAGAATACGATGACAGGTTGATGGAGAAGTTTTTTGATAATCCTGATTCCATTACGGAAGATGAAATTCATGAAGCAGTACGTAAGGCAACCATTGATTTAAGCATTGTGCCAATGATGTGCGGTTCTTCTTTCAAAAATAAAGGTGTACAAACTGCACTCGATGCTGTTTGCCGTTACCTGCCTTCACCAATGGATATTGAAGCCATTAAAGGAACAGATCCTGATACTGGTGCTGAAATTGAACGTCATCCTGATGCGAAAGAACCTTTTGCAGCTCTGGCCTTTAAAATCATGACTGATCCTTTCGTTGGTCGTCTTGCATTCTTCCGGGTGTATTCAGGTCATCTGGATGCAGGTTCTTATGTGTTGAATGTAAGAAGCGGTAAGAAAGAGCGTATCAGCCGTATCATGAAGATGTTTGCCAACAAGCAAAATCCAATCGACTTTATTGAAGCTGGTGATATTGGTGCTGCAGTAGGTTTCAAGGAAATTAAAACAGGGGATACTTTGTGCGATGAAAATCATCCGATCACTCTGGAGAACATGTTTATTCCTGAGCCTGTAATCTCTTTAGCAGTTGAACCAAAAGCACAGGCCGACGTTGATAAAATGGGCCTGGCTATTTCTAAACTGGTAGAAGAAGATCCTACTCTGCGTGTAAGAACAGATGAAGAAACAGGACAAACCATCCTGAGTGGTATGGGTGAATTACACTTAGAGATTATTGTTGACCGTATGCGTCGTGAATTCAAGGTTGAAATCAATCAGGGTGCACCGATGGTGGCTTATAAAGAAGCGTTCAAACAATCAGTTGAGCACCGTGAAGTGTTGAAGAAACAGTCTGGTGGTCGTGGTAAGTTTGCCGATATCATTTTCGAAATCGGGCCAGCTGATGAAACATGGTTAACAGAGAACCCGGGTAAGAGCTACCAGTTCGTAAACGATTTGTTTGGTGGATCAATTCCAAAAGAATTTGTTCCTGCTATTACAAAAGGTTTCGAATCAGCAATGACCAATGGTGTACTGGCTAACTATCCGATGGTGAACATGAAAGTTCGTGTATTTGATGGCAGTTACCATGATGTGGATTCTGATGCAATGAGTTTTGAACTTTGTGCAAAGGGTGGTTTCCGTGAAGCCGGCCGCAAAGCAAAACCAACATTGCTCGAACCAATCATGAAAGTAGAAGTGGTAACTCCTGATCAGTACATGGGTGATGTAACAGGTGACTTAAACCGTCGTCGTGGTATGCTGGAAGGAATGGATACAAAAGGAAATGCACAGGTGATCAGAGCCAAAGTTCCATTAAGTGAAATGTTTGGTTATGTTACACAGTTGCGTTCATTGTCTTCAGGCCGTGCAACTTCAACCATGGAGTTCAGTCATTATGCTCCTGCACCAAACAATATCGCTGAAGAAGTGATTGCAAAGGTGAAGGGCAAAGTGAATGCATAA
- the rdgB gene encoding RdgB/HAM1 family non-canonical purine NTP pyrophosphatase, translated as MKELIFASGNKHKAEEIEAALPPNFLIIIMKEAGITEDIPEPYPTLEENSKHKAEFLFNRLKKDCFSEDTGLEVESLNGEPGVKSARYAGEDRSFEKNIEKLLINLQGNTNRKARFRTVFTLILNGEQYQFEGLCPGVITEKSSGSGGFGYDPVFLPEGGFKTFGEMSMEEKSQFSHRKKALDKMIRFLESR; from the coding sequence ATGAAAGAACTAATATTCGCAAGCGGCAATAAACATAAAGCTGAAGAAATTGAAGCAGCACTGCCGCCAAATTTTCTCATCATTATCATGAAAGAGGCAGGAATTACAGAAGATATTCCCGAGCCTTATCCTACATTGGAAGAAAATTCAAAGCATAAAGCAGAGTTTCTTTTCAACCGGCTGAAAAAGGATTGTTTTTCGGAAGATACCGGGCTGGAAGTGGAATCTTTGAACGGAGAACCAGGCGTTAAGAGTGCCCGCTATGCAGGTGAAGACAGGAGTTTTGAAAAGAACATTGAAAAGCTGCTGATCAACCTGCAAGGAAATACAAACAGAAAAGCCAGATTCAGAACAGTATTTACATTGATTCTGAATGGTGAACAATACCAGTTTGAAGGTTTATGTCCCGGTGTAATTACAGAAAAAAGCTCCGGAAGCGGTGGTTTTGGATATGACCCTGTATTTTTACCCGAAGGTGGGTTTAAAACTTTTGGCGAAATGAGCATGGAAGAAAAAAGCCAGTTCAGCCACAGGAAAAAAGCCCTCGACAAAATGATCCGGTTCCTTGAAAGCAGGTAA
- the rpsG gene encoding 30S ribosomal protein S7: MRKTKPKKIALAPDPKFNDVLVSRFVNNLMWQGKKSIAFNIFYDAVDKVAKTTGEDGYEVWKKAIANVTPAVEVRSRRIGGATFQIPAEVRTDRKISLSIKWLIRYSRERNGRSMADKLANEIVSASKGEGGAFKKKEDTHRMAEANKAFAHFRT; the protein is encoded by the coding sequence ATGAGGAAGACGAAACCTAAAAAAATTGCGCTTGCACCAGATCCAAAGTTTAACGACGTTTTGGTGAGCCGCTTTGTAAACAATTTAATGTGGCAGGGTAAAAAAAGTATTGCGTTCAATATTTTTTATGATGCTGTTGATAAGGTAGCAAAAACTACCGGTGAAGATGGTTACGAAGTTTGGAAAAAGGCAATTGCTAATGTAACTCCTGCAGTTGAAGTAAGAAGCCGCCGTATTGGTGGTGCAACTTTCCAGATTCCTGCTGAAGTACGTACAGACAGAAAAATTTCATTGAGCATTAAATGGCTCATCCGCTACAGCCGTGAAAGAAACGGACGCAGCATGGCTGATAAATTAGCCAATGAAATTGTAAGTGCAAGTAAAGGTGAAGGTGGTGCTTTCAAAAAGAAAGAAGACACACACCGTATGGCAGAAGCTAACAAAGCATTTGCTCACTTCAGAACTTAA
- a CDS encoding RNA polymerase sigma factor, which yields MQKELYDRFSPKMYAVCLRYMGNADDAQDILQEGFIKIYKNLERFRGDGSFEGWVRRIFVNTAIEQIRKKKMDVSLTEKEETIEYKSVSAVDTINEKDLLKIVSGLSPGYRSVFNMYVVEGFSHKEIGELLGISEGTSKSQLARARMILQDRIKRI from the coding sequence ATGCAGAAAGAATTGTACGACCGGTTCTCACCCAAAATGTATGCTGTTTGCCTCCGCTACATGGGAAATGCTGATGATGCCCAGGATATTCTACAGGAAGGATTTATTAAAATTTATAAAAATCTCGAACGGTTCAGAGGTGATGGTTCTTTTGAGGGATGGGTTCGGCGCATTTTTGTGAATACAGCTATTGAACAGATCCGAAAAAAGAAAATGGATGTTTCGCTTACTGAAAAAGAAGAAACCATCGAATACAAATCGGTTTCTGCTGTTGATACGATTAATGAAAAGGATTTGCTGAAAATAGTCAGTGGCTTATCGCCCGGTTATCGAAGTGTTTTTAATATGTATGTGGTGGAAGGATTCAGTCATAAAGAAATTGGCGAACTGCTTGGCATCAGCGAAGGAACCAGTAAATCGCAATTAGCCAGGGCCAGAATGATTTTACAGGACAGAATAAAGCGTATTTAA
- a CDS encoding branched-chain amino acid aminotransferase: MIAAMDILVTKSETSKLGSLDLGNVPFGKNFTDHMLVADYEDGEWKNVEIKPYAPISISPANAAIHYGQSIFEGIKAFRHENGNAFIFRPYDNFKRFNISAERMQMPQVPAEIFIEGMRQLIALDKEWIPVKHDHSLYIRPFMFANDDVIGVKPSDKYKFMIILCPTGPYYAVPMKIYVEEHYVRAVPGGVGYAKAAGNYGSSMYPTNEAKKKGYDQVLWTDAIEHKYLQEFGMMNGFVIIGNTAITPDLGEGTILAGVTRNSVMVILQEMGLKVEERHISIDEVVEAYKSGELKEVFGTGTAATISMIKELRYKELSMLFDTDKWTISPEVKRRLTAIREGKEADVHEWMYKI; this comes from the coding sequence ATGATCGCCGCTATGGATATTTTAGTTACAAAATCTGAAACGAGTAAACTGGGCAGCCTTGATCTGGGTAATGTTCCTTTTGGAAAAAACTTTACTGATCACATGCTGGTTGCTGATTATGAAGATGGTGAATGGAAAAATGTTGAGATTAAACCCTATGCACCTATAAGCATTTCTCCTGCCAATGCTGCCATCCATTATGGCCAGAGCATTTTTGAAGGAATCAAAGCATTCCGCCATGAAAATGGTAATGCATTTATCTTTCGTCCGTATGATAATTTCAAACGCTTTAATATTTCTGCAGAACGCATGCAGATGCCCCAGGTTCCTGCAGAAATTTTTATTGAAGGTATGCGTCAGCTGATTGCACTTGATAAAGAGTGGATTCCTGTTAAGCATGATCATTCTTTGTACATCCGCCCTTTCATGTTTGCAAATGATGATGTAATTGGTGTAAAACCAAGCGATAAGTATAAGTTTATGATCATCCTTTGTCCAACTGGCCCATACTATGCTGTACCAATGAAGATTTATGTAGAAGAACATTATGTTCGTGCAGTACCCGGCGGTGTTGGTTATGCAAAAGCAGCGGGCAACTACGGGTCATCTATGTACCCAACAAATGAAGCAAAGAAAAAAGGATACGACCAGGTATTGTGGACAGATGCGATTGAACATAAATACCTGCAGGAGTTTGGTATGATGAATGGATTTGTAATTATTGGCAACACAGCCATTACTCCTGATCTTGGTGAAGGAACCATTCTTGCCGGCGTAACACGCAACAGTGTAATGGTAATTTTACAGGAAATGGGATTGAAAGTTGAGGAAAGGCATATCAGTATTGATGAAGTGGTTGAAGCGTATAAAAGCGGTGAATTAAAAGAAGTGTTTGGTACAGGCACTGCTGCAACTATTTCTATGATCAAAGAATTACGTTACAAAGAATTGTCCATGTTATTTGATACAGACAAATGGACAATTTCACCAGAAGTAAAACGCAGACTCACTGCCATCAGGGAAGGAAAAGAAGCTGATGTGCATGAGTGGATGTATAAAATCTAA